One part of the Salmo salar chromosome ssa10, Ssal_v3.1, whole genome shotgun sequence genome encodes these proteins:
- the LOC123724489 gene encoding uncharacterized protein isoform X1 — MQKVTMLPRMPGVKTALFTRRIVAYHETFATIGKKSQKKKKTISVVWHEGTAGQKAEEITSSYVTALERERDVKNAVYWVDNCTSQNKNWCLLTTLVSVVNADSTLMEDITLKFFELGHTFMSADSYHHGVEQEMKARPGGVVYDFGDFLHVVATSNAGKVEVVEMKKENILAWKAGHSIVKLKKAAAPVMAEIQLRRGSRSLFYKVSHEEKDFTELDFIMKKVTLETPSTLRTQDRGIEESKKMDIITKLCPLMPANRRQFWNALAVNSIAEDEE; from the coding sequence ATGCAAAAAGTCACCATGCTCCCTCGCATGCCAGGTGTGAAAACAGCATTGTTCACAAGAAGAATCGTTGCTTATCACGAGACATTCGCCACCATTGGAAAGAAGTCtcaaaagaagaagaaaacaatCTCAGTGGTATGGCATGAAGGAACAGCTGGTCAGAAGGCAGAGGAGATTACTTCATCTTACGTAACAgcactggagagggagagagatgtcaaGAATGCAGTGTATTGGGTGGATAACTGCACTTCTCAAAACAAAAACTGGTGCCTCCTAACAACACTGGTGAGTGTTGTCAATGCTGACTCAACTTTGATGGAGGACATCACCCTCAAGTTCTTCGAGCTAGGACACACCTTCATGAGTGCAGACAGTTACCACCATGGCGTGGAACAGGAAATGAAAGCTCGACCTGGAGGTGTGGTTTACGACTTCGGGGATTTCCTCCATGTGGTTGCAACTTCCAATGCAGGCAAGGTGGAGGTGGTCGAAATGAAAAAGGAAAACATCCTGGCATGGAAAGCTGGCCATTCCATCGTCAAGCTGAAGAAGGCAGCAGCACCAGTGATGGCTGAGATCCAGTTGAGGCGTGGATCCAGGAGCCTCTTCTACAAAGTCTCCCATGAAGAAAAGGACTTCACAGAGCTTGACTTTATCATGAAGAAAGTCACTCTAGAGACACCCTCGACACTACGTAcacaggatagagggatagaagagTCCAAGAAGATGGACATAATCACCAAGCTGTGTCCTCTGATGCCTGCAAATCGAAGGCAGTTCTGGAATGCCTTGGCTGTGAACAGCATTGCTGAGGATGAGGAGTGA